The following coding sequences lie in one Candidatus Binataceae bacterium genomic window:
- the hemW gene encoding radical SAM family heme chaperone HemW, giving the protein MISANCHERGAAPFSLYLHIPYCQSKCPYCDFNSHAAASWPEEDYVRALIAEIEHRAGEAPWAGLALKTIFFGGGTPSLFRPESIAAVLAAAERRFGLEAGAEVTLEANPGTVDAAKLGGMRAAGINRISFGAQSFNEERLKFLGRIHGAAETREAARLARRAGFERLNLDLIFAVPGQTIGETLNDIAEAAALGPDHISAYNLTFEEGTAFFTEMKRGRIRPISSDRQAEFYAAVREELPRRGYPMYEISNYAPPGHEARHNLSYWRMESYLGVGAGAHSFARAGDGGGRRWWNERMPARYVECALKDGIAETGGETVDAATARGEFVFLNLRLREGFALSEFEARFGESFDRAFGARAARLFEGGLLLRDEERIRLSERGLELADSVFAEFI; this is encoded by the coding sequence ATGATCTCAGCAAATTGCCACGAGCGCGGCGCGGCGCCGTTTTCGCTCTACCTGCACATCCCGTATTGCCAATCCAAGTGCCCGTACTGCGATTTCAATTCGCATGCGGCCGCGAGCTGGCCCGAAGAGGACTATGTTCGCGCGCTCATTGCGGAGATCGAACACCGCGCCGGTGAAGCACCATGGGCCGGGCTGGCGCTCAAGACGATCTTCTTCGGCGGCGGCACGCCCTCGCTCTTCCGGCCGGAATCGATCGCGGCGGTGCTGGCGGCGGCGGAGCGCCGCTTCGGTCTCGAAGCCGGCGCGGAGGTCACGCTGGAAGCGAATCCAGGGACGGTGGACGCGGCGAAGCTTGGCGGGATGCGCGCCGCGGGGATCAATCGAATCAGCTTCGGCGCTCAATCGTTCAACGAGGAGCGGCTCAAGTTTCTCGGCCGGATTCACGGTGCGGCGGAGACCCGGGAGGCGGCCCGGCTCGCCCGTCGCGCCGGTTTCGAACGGCTCAACCTCGATCTCATCTTTGCAGTCCCCGGACAGACTATCGGCGAGACGCTCAACGACATCGCCGAAGCCGCCGCGCTCGGTCCCGATCATATCTCCGCCTACAATCTCACCTTCGAGGAGGGGACCGCGTTTTTCACCGAGATGAAGCGCGGGCGTATCCGGCCGATCTCCTCCGACCGCCAGGCCGAGTTTTATGCGGCGGTGCGCGAGGAACTGCCGCGGCGCGGCTACCCGATGTACGAAATCTCCAACTATGCGCCGCCCGGTCACGAGGCGCGGCACAATCTGAGCTACTGGCGGATGGAGAGTTACCTGGGCGTAGGCGCCGGAGCCCACAGCTTCGCGCGCGCCGGCGACGGCGGCGGGCGGCGATGGTGGAACGAGCGGATGCCCGCACGCTACGTCGAGTGCGCGCTCAAGGACGGTATCGCGGAGACGGGCGGTGAGACGGTTGATGCCGCAACCGCGCGCGGCGAGTTCGTCTTTCTGAATTTGCGCCTGCGCGAGGGATTTGCGCTTTCCGAGTTCGAGGCGCGCTTCGGCGAAAGCTTCGACCGCGCCTTCGGCGCGCGAGCGGCGCGTCTCTTCGAGGGCGGCCTGTTGCTTCGCGACGAGGAGCGAATCCGGCTGAGCGAGCGCGGGCTCGAACTAGCCGATTCGGTCTTTGCCGAATTCATCTAG
- the murJ gene encoding murein biosynthesis integral membrane protein MurJ — MVAAGILLSRIAGLVRESIFAHYLGNSDAADAFKAGIRIPNILQNLLGEGVLSASFIPVYSKLLHEGDEETAETLAWSVGALLALGVSILVALGVWATPWLIAAIAPGFAGSKRELTITLVRIFFPGAGLLVLSAWCLGVLNSHHRFFASYTAPVAWNLVIIGALLIYGPRRSQDSLAVDLAWAAVLGAIAQIVVQAPQTIRLVGRMRIDLARTRTALGTVFRNLTPVVAGRGASQISGYVDNLLASLLPTGAVAALSYASILYLLPISLFGMSVAAAELPSMSRAAGTVEEISQLLRLRLDAGLRQIAFLVVPSAAAFLFLGDVISALIFQSGSFTHRDAVYVWAVLAGSAVGMLAATMGRLYNSAFYALEDTRTPLRFALIRFALTLVFGYLCAIPLPPLLGIAQRWGVAGLTVSAGGAAWVEFTLLRWKLNSRIGRTGLSRALVARLWAIALIASAAGWAAKLAMGHAGPRLMGLAVIPTFGGVYLGLAWWMKLPELERAAGALAARLGLRSLKR; from the coding sequence CTGGTCGCGGCCGGCATCCTGCTGAGCCGTATCGCCGGCCTCGTCCGCGAAAGCATCTTCGCGCACTACCTCGGCAACTCGGACGCGGCCGACGCCTTCAAGGCTGGCATCCGCATCCCCAACATCCTGCAAAACCTCCTCGGCGAGGGCGTGCTTTCGGCCTCATTCATTCCGGTTTATAGCAAGCTCTTGCACGAGGGCGACGAGGAGACGGCGGAGACGCTGGCGTGGAGCGTCGGCGCGCTGCTCGCGCTCGGAGTTTCGATCCTGGTCGCGCTGGGCGTGTGGGCGACGCCGTGGCTGATCGCGGCAATCGCGCCGGGCTTCGCCGGATCCAAGCGCGAGCTGACGATCACACTGGTGCGAATCTTCTTCCCGGGCGCCGGGCTGCTGGTGCTGTCGGCCTGGTGCCTCGGCGTACTCAACAGCCATCATCGTTTCTTCGCCTCCTACACCGCGCCGGTCGCCTGGAACCTCGTGATCATCGGCGCGCTGCTCATCTACGGGCCGCGCCGCTCGCAGGACTCTCTCGCGGTAGACCTCGCCTGGGCCGCGGTGCTCGGCGCGATCGCGCAGATCGTTGTGCAGGCGCCGCAAACGATTCGCCTCGTCGGCCGGATGCGAATCGATTTAGCGCGCACCCGCACCGCGCTGGGCACGGTCTTTCGCAATCTCACTCCGGTCGTCGCCGGGCGCGGCGCGAGCCAGATTTCCGGCTACGTCGACAATCTGCTCGCGAGCCTGCTGCCCACCGGTGCGGTCGCCGCCCTCAGCTACGCGAGCATCCTGTACCTTCTGCCGATAAGCCTGTTCGGGATGTCGGTGGCGGCGGCCGAGTTGCCGAGCATGTCGCGTGCGGCCGGCACGGTCGAGGAGATCTCCCAGTTATTGCGCTTGCGTCTCGATGCGGGCCTGCGCCAAATCGCATTCCTGGTCGTGCCGTCGGCGGCGGCGTTTCTGTTCCTCGGCGACGTTATCTCGGCGCTCATCTTCCAGTCGGGCAGCTTCACCCATCGCGACGCGGTTTACGTATGGGCGGTGCTGGCCGGCTCGGCAGTGGGGATGCTGGCGGCGACGATGGGGCGTCTCTACAACTCGGCGTTCTACGCGCTCGAGGATACGCGGACGCCACTTCGCTTCGCGCTGATCCGTTTTGCGCTGACGCTCGTGTTCGGATATCTCTGCGCGATTCCATTGCCGCCCCTGTTGGGTATCGCCCAGCGGTGGGGCGTCGCGGGTTTGACCGTGTCGGCAGGCGGCGCCGCCTGGGTTGAGTTCACGCTGCTTCGATGGAAGCTCAATTCGCGGATTGGCCGTACTGGACTCAGCCGCGCGCTGGTCGCGCGTCTATGGGCGATCGCGCTCATCGCGAGCGCCGCCGGATGGGCGGCGAAGCTGGCGATGGGACACGCGGGGCCGCGCCTGATGGGGCTCGCGGTGATTCCCACCTT